The Cytobacillus sp. NJ13 sequence AAAAGGAGCCAACTGGTGGTGTGTGCTTTTCCCTCCTCTTTGCTTCCTTGATTTCTCAAACGGTGTGGCTGTAAGCGAAGGCTTTGAAGAAGGAGAAAAGAAAGGAGAAGTAAAAGCAGAAGAAATCGCTGCTGACACTGATTCCAAAAAAGAAACCCCTCCCGTTTATACAGAGGAAGATGAAGAACCTGTAGAAGTAAAATTCTTTTTAGTTGAAATATGGGAGAAAATCTTCGGTTAGGCCTTGCTGCAGAGCAGGGTTTTTTCTTTTAAGCTGGAACTGAGTTTACTAAACGGGCAAATTCATAAGCAGAACGGTAAAGCCTTTTTAAAATCACTTTAAAAACTGGAAATCAAATTACATTTAAGACAAGCATATAACATCTTCTTTTCATGTGTTTGATTCTACTAAAAACGGATATTTAAAGTAGTGTAACAACAAAACATAAACAAAAAGGAGATGAAAGATAATGGCTAAAAACAACAATAATAACAACGATAAAATGTCTCGTGAGGAAAGAGGACGCATGGGCGGAGAAGCGACAAGCCGCAACCATGATAAGGACTTCTATCAGGAAATTGGACAAAAGGGCGGAGAAGCAACCAGCCAGAACCATGACAAGGACTTCTATCAGGAAATAGGCCAAAAAGGCGGAGAAGCGACAGCGAAAAATCATGATAGTGAATTCTATCAGGAGATTGGCCAAAAAGGCGGAGAAGCAACAGCTGAAAATCATGACAAGGACTTCTATCAGGAAATTGGACGCAAAGGCGGAGAAGCAACTAGTGAAAATCATGACCGCGATTTCTATGAAGAAATCGGCAGAAAAGGCGGCAACTCGAACGACTAAACCTGCCGCTGAAAAATTGCATATGATAGTAATATAAACACGGCAGCGGAATTCAGACAGCTGCCGTGTTTTATTCTACATTAGTCTTTTTTTCTCTTGCATCCTGAAATATTTTTCAAATCTAGTTCTACTTTTTCTATTTTTTCATATTCATAGAGTGACAATAAGAAAATGGGGTGAAGAAATGGAAACAGGTGTAGTGAGATGTGCTGATGCTTCAGATGTGGAGAATCTGGCATCTTTTCTGGAATCGGCAAACTTAAGTACGGATGGGATCAGGGAAGCAATCGAATATTTTTTAATTATGGAGAATGATTCTGGGGATATTAAGGCTACCCTGGGAATTGAACCCCATGGAAAGATTGGTCTTTTAAGGTCCCTTGTAATGACATCCACAGCATCTGAAAAAGATCTATTTATTTTGTTTGAGCAAATATTAATGCTGGCAAGGGATCGGGGCATGGAGTCCTTGTATCTCGCATCGAATAAAAGAAACTCGCTGGCATTTTTCAGCCTGCTTGGCTTTAAACAGGAAGAAATAGCGCGATTGCCGGAAGTCTTATTCGAGTCGGAGCATGTTAAACACATCCTGACTGTGGATAACTCTTTCTTTTTGAAATTATCCATGTGAATTGTGGGTATCTTGCAAAAGTTATACACAAATCCCTCTTATTTATACACAATTTGTGGATAAGACTTGAGTTATCCAGCTTCTTCTACTATACTTTCCAAAGGAATGTACAAAAAAAATGTCGAAAACATAGGAATTTTGACAGCAATAAAACATTTTTTGTGAAGGTGGATAACAATGATTACAAAAAGATGGTCGGTGGATAACAGTGTGGATAAAGAAGATAGTTATTCACAGTTTTCACAGGCTGCCGATCTGTTAAAAAATAATGAAGTGGTCGCTTTTCCAACAGAAACCGTATATGGATTAGGCGGGAATGCGGAAAATGATGAAGCGGTCAGAAAAATATTTGAGGCAAAAGGACGTCCGAGTGATAATCCCCTGATTATTCACATTGCTGACAAAGCCCAGCTGGACGCTTTTGTAACCGAAATTCCGCAAAATGCGCAGGCGCTCATGGATCGATTTTGGCCCGGACCGCTTACGCTCATTTTTAATCTTAAGGAAGGTGTTCTTTCCCATTATGCAACGGCAGGTTTATCCACAGTTGCTGTGCGAATGCCTGATCATTCAGTAGCCCTGGCGCTGCTGGAGAAAACAGGATTGCCGATTGCCGCTCCAAGTGCCAACCGTTCCGGAAGGCCCAGTCCGACAACGGCTGACCATGTTTGGGAAGACCTGAATGGAAGAATAGCTGGATTAGTGGACGGGGGTCCGACAGGTGTTGGTGTGGAATCAACCGTAGTGGATTGTACAGGTGAAGTGCCGGTCATCTTAAGGCCAGGCGGCATTACCAGAGAACAGCTGGAAGAGGTTGTAGGCGAGGTCAGTGTGGATCCTGCATTAGCGGATGAAAGCCAGGCGCCAAAATCTCCCGGCATGAAATACCGGCACTATGCACCGGATGCTCCTCTTTATTTAGTAGAAGGAACAAGAGAAGACATCCAGCATTTTGTTGAGGATAAAAAGCAGGAAGGCCTTTCGGTGGGAGTTCTGACGACATTAGAAAACCTGGAATTTTATCGTGCTGATTTTATCTATGCCTGCGGGCAGCGGGAAAAGCTTGAGACCGTGGCCAGCTCCCTCTATGAAGCATTAAGATACTTTAACACAACAGATGCTGATATTATTTTCTGTGAGATGTTCCCGGGTGAAGGTGTGGGGCACGCAATCATGAACCGCCTGATGAAGGCAGCAGGACATAGGGTCATTAGCAGATAGATAAAGAAACCGTTTCCTCATGAGGCGGTTTTTTGTTTTGGATAAAGGCAATGGCATTCTAAAACCGCATGGACGTGCATATGCTGAATTAGCAAGTCCAAGGAGGCGGAAAAATGTCTGCAATGATCGGGGAAATTTTAACACTGGCTCTAATGGCATTCGCATTGGGGATGGATGCCTTTTCGGTAGGTCTTGGCATGGGGATGTACAAACTCCGCCTCAGACAAATAGCTAAAATCGGCATCACCATTGGCCTTTTCCATGTATGGATGCCTTTATTGGGAATGATAGCAGGCCGATTTCTTTCAAATACATTCGGAGCCATTGCCGGTTATGCAGGCGGGGGATTGCTCCTTTTATTAGGTGTGCAGATGACTTGGTCAAGCTTCAGGGATGATGAAGACAGTTTAATTACGCCAGTGGGCTTAGGGCTGCTGATCTTTGCCTTGAGCGTGAGCCTTGATAGTTTTTCAGTAGGCCTCAGCCTCGGAATCTACGGTGCCAAAACATTGCTTGTACTCGTGTTCTTTGGAGCCGGGGCGACCATCCTCACATGGGCCGGCCTGCTCACCGGCAGAAAAGTCCAAAGCTGGATCGGCTCCTACAGCGAGGCTCTCGGCGGTGCCATCCTCCTTGCTTTCGGGGTAAAACTCTTATTTTTATAGACGTTAGCCTGTGTTTATATGTTAATATTTTGTGAAAAATGGAAAGGGTGCGGGTCGCCCTTTTTCTTTTTTTGCTAGGGAGCTATAGGTGTTATAGGAAATTTGTCTTATAATGTAAGTAAAGTGCAAACCGTAAAATTTGAATAAAGTTTTATGGATATAGACCGATATATAAGGAGGGAGTATCTCTGTGACAAAAGTATTATTTGTATGTACAGGAAATACTTGCAGAAGCCCGATGGCAGAAGCCATTTTAAAAAGCAAATCGCTCCCGGGTGTAAAAGTGAAATCGGCTGGAGTATTTGCGGCAGACGGCAGCGACGCGTCACCTCATACAAAAAGTGTGCTGGAGGAGCATGGGATTCCGCTGCAGCATCAGTCTTCCAGCATGAGTGAAGATTTAATTGACTGGGCGACCTATATTTTAACAATGACAGCCGGCCACAAAAATACCGTTCTGTCCATGTTTCCTGACGCAGGGGGCAAAACCTTCACATTAAAAGAGTTTGCCGGAGCCGCGGGAGATATTATCGATCCATATGGGGGGCCGGTTGAGATATATAGAAATACATTTAAAGATCTGACAGAAGCGATTGAACAAATTTTGGATCGCGTAAAGAGACCGGATTAATCAGGGGGGCAACATAATGGGGGAGAAAAAGGGCTATAAGTTTGGCCTTAGGAAAAAGCTCGTATTATTTATCACATCGCTGGCGATCATTACATACACAACAAGTGCTGTATTTCTTTACTTTTTATATCCTGGCATTGAAGAGATGCTTCCATTTGGAGAGGGTGTTTTTACTATTTTAACCTTAGGAATGGGTATTTTTTGGTCAGGTGTTCTTGCCTTTTTTGCTGCAGGTTTCATTATCAAACCTTTACAGAAACTTGAAAAAACGGCACTCATGGCTGCCAATGGCGATATCGGCCAGGACGCAGAGCTTTCCAATTCGGATGATGAAATCCGTTCATTGGGCATTGCATTTAACCATATGCTTTTCAATTTAAGGGATATGGTCCATAAAATTGACGAGAACTTTAGAGAAACGAATGAAAAAGTTATTGCGATGTCTTCCGAGTCTTCGGCAGCTGCAGAGCAGGCAGATGCGATTGCCAGAACCATCAGCGAGATTTCCCAGGGAGCAGATAGTTCTGCGGTTTCCATTCAATCAACAGCTGAATCAATGGAAGATGTCCTGCGAATTGCTCAGGAAGTCCAGAATACAGCAAAAGCATCACAAAATGTTTCCGGCGAAATGGTTCAGGATCTGATGGAATCAAAGAAAGTGATCCATTCACTTATTTCAGGTATAGAAAAACTGGCCCACGATAATGAGGAATCACTGCAGACAGTGAAGCGTCTTGAGCAAAATGCCGTGAAAGTGGAGCAGATTATTCAGCTTGTCGGTGACATTGCAGCGCAGACTAACCTTCTTGCTTTAAATGCTTCCATTGAAGCAGCGCGTGCGGGGGACCATGGCAAAGGATTTGCCGTAGTCGCTGAAGAAGTCCGTAAACTTGCAGATGAAAGTGCGCAGGCAGTCCAGGGCATCTCAGAATTGATAAAAAACATTCAGGAAGAGGTCCGCAATGTTGTCATGCAAATCTCTTACCAAGTGGAGACTGCTAATAGTGAAGTGAAAAAAGGAACGAAAACAAACGAAGTGATTGAGGAAATGGCGAAAGTTGTCAATGAAATGGCTGCATCCGTGTCTGCCATTTCAGGCCTGGTTGATAACCAGATGGAGGGAATACAGCTTACATCCACACAATCCCAGGAAGTTGCGGCAATTGCTGAAGAAACGTCAGCAGGCGCACAGGAGGTTTCTGCAGCCACTCAGCACCAGACCGCTGTGATTGGCAATGTCGAAAAACTGGCCATCGAGCTTAAAGAACAGGCAGAAAAATTAAATAGCACAATTACTAAATTTAAACTATAAACGTTTTTAAGGGAGCCCAAAATGCAGCTCCCTTTCTTTATATTTTCAAGGTTTTGTGTCAAAATAAGAGCATAATGTCAAAAATAAGCGGGCTTCAAACAGGAGGGTTTCATAATGAAAATTGCAATTGCATCAGACCATGGCGGACTTAATCTCCGCGAAGAAATTAAAAGCCTAATGGATGAAATGGGCATTGAATATGAAGATTTCGGCTGTGAATGCGAAACTTCAGTAGATTATCCGGATTATGCATTGCCTGTTGCTGAAAAGGTAGCGGGCGGCGAATTCGACAAAGGCATTCTGATCTGCGGGACTGGGATTGGCATGAGCATCTCTGCCAACAAAGTGAAGGGAATCCGCTGTGCGCTTGTGCATGATGTATTCAGTGCAAAAGCAACCCGTGAACATAATGACAGCAACATCCTCGCTATGGGTGAACGAGTGATTGGCCCTGGCTTGGCTCGTGAGATTGCAAAAGTATGGCTTTCAACGGATTTTGAAGGCGGCCGACATGAAAACCGTGTAGGAAAGATTACTGCTTACGAAACGAAGTGAATCTTCCGAAAGGGTGAGCATTTTGATTGAACAATGGAAAATAGAACTGGATACAATCATTCGTGAATTTAGCGAACAAGTTCCTTTAAGTGAAAAGCATATTCTTGTAGTGGGCTGCAGCACCAGTGAAGTAGCCGGGAAAAGAATAGGCACAGCTGGAACAGAACAAGTGGCTGAAATGATATTTGAGCGTCTGGACAAGCTTCGCCAGGATACCGGGGCAGCTCTGGCCTTTCAATGCTGTGAGCATTTGAACAGGGCACTCGTACTAGAGAGGTCTGTTGCCGAGGCAAAAAATCTGGATGAAGTGGCCGTCATACCTCACCGCACGGCCGGCGGCGCGATGGCAGCATATGCCTATGAACACTTCAAAGACCCCGTCATGGTGGAGTTTATCAAGGCAGATGCCGGCATCGATATCGGCGACACACTGATCGGCATGCATCTGAAGCATGTAGCCGTTCCGATCAGGACCTCACAAAAATCAGTCGGCGAGGCCCACGTCACCATGGCCAAAACCAGGCCGAAACTGATCGGCGGGGAACGGGCAATCTATGAACGAAACTCTGATAATGCATCGTGCAGGTAATAAAAGTTCAAGTAAAGCGGATCAGTTTTGCAGAAAAAACTTTGATAATAATCTGTCCATTAGCTGTCCCAATTGCCTAGCAATTGGGGCTTTATTCATTCCTATTAAATACTCAATTTCTTGTTCAGTTTCGCCACATCAGCCACCTATTCGGAGAGCAAAAGGAGATTTCTTGTACCGCGGGTCTGAACCGGAAGATCGGAAATCCAAGAGAATCAGTCCGAATCTAGAGCTGATTCGGACAGGAAAAGCTGAAAACAAGGGAACGAGTCCGAAGTTGAGGCACATTCGGACAGGATCAGCGGAAAACCAAGGGAACGAGTCCGAAGTTAAGGCACATTCGGACAGGATCAGCGGAAAACTAAGGGAACGAGTCCGAAGTTAAGGCACATTCGGACAGGATCAGCTGAAAGCCAAGGGAACGAGTCCGAAGTTGAGGCACATTCGGACAGGATCAGCTGAAAACCAAGGGAATGAGTCCGAAGTTGAAGTGCATTCGGACAGGAAAAGTGAAAATCAGAGGGAACGAGTCCAAAGTTGAAGTACATTCGGACAGGGAAAGCGGAAATCAGAGGGAACGAGTCCGAAGTTAAAGCACAATCGGACAGGAAAAGCGGAAATCACAGGGAACGAGTATATTGACAGGCGCCTACCCCATTTTAACTAAAATTGGTATAGGTGCCTGTCACTTTTTTTATGGAACGTGTAACATTCAGGAAGGAAGAACGTGTATATAGTGCAGCTTTTAAAAGTGAAGGGGGGAGAGACCGTTGAAGGAAAGCCGGCGGGATAGGCTGGATGATTTATACCGGCATTATGCCAGACCGCTTTATTACTATTTATATAAGATGTCAGGCTCCAAAGAAACAGCGGAAGATTTAACTCAGGAAACGTTCATTAAGGCAACGGTTTCTCTCTCTTTCTATAAGCAGGAAGATGTAAGGGCATGGCTATTCAAAGTAGCCAGAAACGCCTATTTGGATGAATGGCGGAAACGGCAGAGGAGATCTAAGATTCCCTTTGCCGGCTATTTATTTTCCAGAGATGAAATGACAAGTCCCTATGGGCTGCCGGAGGATGAAGCATTAAATAAAGAATCGAAGAATAAAGTGGCAGATCTTATGAGCTTCCTGCCGGAACAGTACCGATCCATTTTATATTTAAGAGAATTTGAGTCTTTTAGCTATAGTGAGATCCAGGAGGCACTGGATCTATCAGAAAATCAAGTCAAGGTGACACTGCATCGGGCCCGGAAAAAGCTTGCACAGCTCGCCGATGAACAATGGAGGGAAAAACATGACTGACTGGAACAAAGACCGCGAAAAGAAAATCATGGCCAGATACCGATTTTCCTTAACTTTCAGAGTAATGAGGGTCATCGCTGCCTGTCTGCTTTTGTTCTGGGTTTATATGATGGCCGTGAATATATTATCCGATGCCGCCAATAGTGAAAAGAAGCATGTATTTTACAGCAAGGTAGCTCTTGATTGGAAGCATCCGAATCTATTTGAGGATTTTGGCGGTTTTGTTAATAAAGAACTAACTCCATTTCTGACACAAAAAATATCCTACCCGATTTCCCGCCAGATTGGCCGTGAATCACAAACAATCGGGGAGGTTCACATTGAGAAAAAACTGCTGAATTCTTATTCAACCTTAAAAATCCAGAAATATGAGCCGCAAAACGAAAATATTTTCCGTTTCTCCCTGCCTGAAAATCCGAAAAGCGGAAAAAAGCTATCGGCTAATGAAAAATCAGGGGTGTGGACTTCACTTGAAAAAATACACGAGGGGACCGTGGCGGAAATGGCATTTTCCACACAGTCATTTATGACGCCGGAGGAGCTTCTGAACCTGTTAAAGCCCTATGACCTGGAAGTCCTGTGGATGCCGCTCTATACAGGGGAACTGAAGGAATTTCAGACGGGGTATGGCAGTGGAGGCACCTCAATTGAATTAACATCCATTTACGGTCTGACTGGGGGAAGGGAAGCAGGAGAAGATTATATGTCAGAATCGAAATTGGCCCTTAATGAGGAATTTATGGATGAAAATAAAAAGATGATGCTGAAACAGATGGAAAATCTGTTAAAAAATGAGTCTCAAGGCTATTATGAAAACTTTTTAGGGCTGGATCATCTGAAAGAACGTCATCAATATCTGCAAAAAAATGGCTTCACTGTCTATGGAGCAGTCGTTACCGGCCCGGTAAAAGAACTATTAAAGCTAAAAGAAGAAAAGCAAATACGTGCTCCATACCTTGGCGAAGTGAATTATTGGAACTGGGAATAAAAGGATGGTGACAGGCGCCTATGCCGCTCCATCAAACTGGTATAGGTGCCTGTCACTTTTTCGGAAAACATGCTAAAATGAAAAAGAATTTTCACAAAAAGATCGATACATAAAATGGAGAGCATTTAAAAGGCTTTCCTTTATGAAAAGTGTGTTGGAAAAAAGGGAGGATTCTTATGAAGCATTTAGCACAGCAGGATGAGCAGGTTTTCAAGTCGATTCAAGAAGAATTAGGACGCCAGAGATCAAAGATTGAATTAATCGCTTCTGAAAACTTTGTCAGTGAAGCGGTAATGGAAGCACAAGGTTCTGTTTTAACAAACAAGTATGCTGAAGGCTATCCAGGCCGACGCTATTATGGCGGATGTGAACATGTGGATGTAGTCGAAGATTTAGCACGTGACCGTGCGAAAGAAATTTTCGGAGCAGAGCATGTGAACGTGCAGCCGCACTCAGGTGCACAGGCAAATATGGCTGTATACTTCACTGTCCTGGAGCAGGGAGACACTGTTCTTGGCATGAATCTATCCCATGGCGGACATTTAACTCATGGCAGCCCTGTTAACTTCAGCGGGGTGCAGTACAATTTCGTCGAATATGGCGTGGATAAAGAAACACATCGCATCAATTATGATGATGTGCTCGAAAAGGCCCGTCAGCATAAGCCAAAACTAATTGTAGCGGGTGCAAGTGCCTATCCGCGTGAAATTGACTTCAAGCGTTTCCGTGAAATTGCCGATGAAGTCGGTGCCATGCTGATGGTTGATATGGCTCATATTGCAGGCCTTGTAGCTGCTGGGCTTCATCAGAATCCGGTTCCGTTCGCGGACTTTGTTACAACTACTACGCACAAGACATTGCGCGGACCGCGCGGCGGCATGATCCTCTGCAAAGAAGAATATGCGAAGAAAATTGATAAATCCATTTTCCCTGGAATCCAGGGCGGTCCTTTAATGCACGTTATTGCGGCAAAAGCGGTTGCCTTCGGCGAAGCGCTTCAGGAAGAATTCAAAACATATGCAGGCAATATTATTTCTAATGCCAAAAAGCTGGCTGAAGCATTGCAGGCTGAAGGAATTGACCTTGTATCTGCAGGCACAGACAACCACTTGCTGTTAGTTGACCTCCGTTCCCTTGGTTTAACAGGGAAAGTAGCTGAGAAAGTACTTGATGAGGTCGGCATTACAGTCAACAAAAACACGATTCCTTTCGATCCGGAAAGCCCATTCGTGACAAGCGGCATCCGCATCGGTACAGCGGCCGTTACGTCCCGCGGATTTGGCGAAAAAGAAATGCAGGAAATTGCATCCATCATTGCCTTCACACTTAAAAATCATGAAGATGAAGGGAAGCTTCAAGAAGCGGCTCAGCGCGTCGAAGCCTTAACAGGCAGTTTCACTTTATATCCTGAATATTAATCAATCAGCCGGCCACAGCAAGAGGCCGGCTTTTCCATGTAAAAATGACTTTTCTTTTACAAAAGCGAATCATAGTTGCCGATGGAACTGTTTTTCTGTAAAATTAGACGAAGTGTGGTTCGACTAATCTGCATATTGAAAAGGAGAGATAATCATGGCAAAGGTTTACGTTTTTGACCATCCATTAATTCAGCATAAGCTTACATACATTCGTGAAAAAAGTACGGGAACAAAGGAATTCCGTGAGCTTGTCGATGAAGTGGCAACACTTATGGCATTCGAAATCACCCGTGATATGCCATTAGAAGAAATTA is a genomic window containing:
- a CDS encoding TIGR01440 family protein — protein: MSILIEQWKIELDTIIREFSEQVPLSEKHILVVGCSTSEVAGKRIGTAGTEQVAEMIFERLDKLRQDTGAALAFQCCEHLNRALVLERSVAEAKNLDEVAVIPHRTAGGAMAAYAYEHFKDPVMVEFIKADAGIDIGDTLIGMHLKHVAVPIRTSQKSVGEAHVTMAKTRPKLIGGERAIYERNSDNASCR
- a CDS encoding sigma-70 family RNA polymerase sigma factor; the encoded protein is MKESRRDRLDDLYRHYARPLYYYLYKMSGSKETAEDLTQETFIKATVSLSFYKQEDVRAWLFKVARNAYLDEWRKRQRRSKIPFAGYLFSRDEMTSPYGLPEDEALNKESKNKVADLMSFLPEQYRSILYLREFESFSYSEIQEALDLSENQVKVTLHRARKKLAQLADEQWREKHD
- a CDS encoding L-threonylcarbamoyladenylate synthase yields the protein MITKRWSVDNSVDKEDSYSQFSQAADLLKNNEVVAFPTETVYGLGGNAENDEAVRKIFEAKGRPSDNPLIIHIADKAQLDAFVTEIPQNAQALMDRFWPGPLTLIFNLKEGVLSHYATAGLSTVAVRMPDHSVALALLEKTGLPIAAPSANRSGRPSPTTADHVWEDLNGRIAGLVDGGPTGVGVESTVVDCTGEVPVILRPGGITREQLEEVVGEVSVDPALADESQAPKSPGMKYRHYAPDAPLYLVEGTREDIQHFVEDKKQEGLSVGVLTTLENLEFYRADFIYACGQREKLETVASSLYEALRYFNTTDADIIFCEMFPGEGVGHAIMNRLMKAAGHRVISR
- a CDS encoding HAMP domain-containing methyl-accepting chemotaxis protein produces the protein MGEKKGYKFGLRKKLVLFITSLAIITYTTSAVFLYFLYPGIEEMLPFGEGVFTILTLGMGIFWSGVLAFFAAGFIIKPLQKLEKTALMAANGDIGQDAELSNSDDEIRSLGIAFNHMLFNLRDMVHKIDENFRETNEKVIAMSSESSAAAEQADAIARTISEISQGADSSAVSIQSTAESMEDVLRIAQEVQNTAKASQNVSGEMVQDLMESKKVIHSLISGIEKLAHDNEESLQTVKRLEQNAVKVEQIIQLVGDIAAQTNLLALNASIEAARAGDHGKGFAVVAEEVRKLADESAQAVQGISELIKNIQEEVRNVVMQISYQVETANSEVKKGTKTNEVIEEMAKVVNEMAASVSAISGLVDNQMEGIQLTSTQSQEVAAIAEETSAGAQEVSAATQHQTAVIGNVEKLAIELKEQAEKLNSTITKFKL
- the rpiB gene encoding ribose 5-phosphate isomerase B, whose protein sequence is MKIAIASDHGGLNLREEIKSLMDEMGIEYEDFGCECETSVDYPDYALPVAEKVAGGEFDKGILICGTGIGMSISANKVKGIRCALVHDVFSAKATREHNDSNILAMGERVIGPGLAREIAKVWLSTDFEGGRHENRVGKITAYETK
- a CDS encoding low molecular weight protein arginine phosphatase, which gives rise to MTKVLFVCTGNTCRSPMAEAILKSKSLPGVKVKSAGVFAADGSDASPHTKSVLEEHGIPLQHQSSSMSEDLIDWATYILTMTAGHKNTVLSMFPDAGGKTFTLKEFAGAAGDIIDPYGGPVEIYRNTFKDLTEAIEQILDRVKRPD
- the gsiB gene encoding glucose starvation-inducible protein GsiB, yielding MAKNNNNNNDKMSREERGRMGGEATSRNHDKDFYQEIGQKGGEATSQNHDKDFYQEIGQKGGEATAKNHDSEFYQEIGQKGGEATAENHDKDFYQEIGRKGGEATSENHDRDFYEEIGRKGGNSND
- the glyA gene encoding serine hydroxymethyltransferase; its protein translation is MKHLAQQDEQVFKSIQEELGRQRSKIELIASENFVSEAVMEAQGSVLTNKYAEGYPGRRYYGGCEHVDVVEDLARDRAKEIFGAEHVNVQPHSGAQANMAVYFTVLEQGDTVLGMNLSHGGHLTHGSPVNFSGVQYNFVEYGVDKETHRINYDDVLEKARQHKPKLIVAGASAYPREIDFKRFREIADEVGAMLMVDMAHIAGLVAAGLHQNPVPFADFVTTTTHKTLRGPRGGMILCKEEYAKKIDKSIFPGIQGGPLMHVIAAKAVAFGEALQEEFKTYAGNIISNAKKLAEALQAEGIDLVSAGTDNHLLLVDLRSLGLTGKVAEKVLDEVGITVNKNTIPFDPESPFVTSGIRIGTAAVTSRGFGEKEMQEIASIIAFTLKNHEDEGKLQEAAQRVEALTGSFTLYPEY
- a CDS encoding anti-sigma factor, with translation MTDWNKDREKKIMARYRFSLTFRVMRVIAACLLLFWVYMMAVNILSDAANSEKKHVFYSKVALDWKHPNLFEDFGGFVNKELTPFLTQKISYPISRQIGRESQTIGEVHIEKKLLNSYSTLKIQKYEPQNENIFRFSLPENPKSGKKLSANEKSGVWTSLEKIHEGTVAEMAFSTQSFMTPEELLNLLKPYDLEVLWMPLYTGELKEFQTGYGSGGTSIELTSIYGLTGGREAGEDYMSESKLALNEEFMDENKKMMLKQMENLLKNESQGYYENFLGLDHLKERHQYLQKNGFTVYGAVVTGPVKELLKLKEEKQIRAPYLGEVNYWNWE
- a CDS encoding manganese efflux pump MntP family protein encodes the protein MSAMIGEILTLALMAFALGMDAFSVGLGMGMYKLRLRQIAKIGITIGLFHVWMPLLGMIAGRFLSNTFGAIAGYAGGGLLLLLGVQMTWSSFRDDEDSLITPVGLGLLIFALSVSLDSFSVGLSLGIYGAKTLLVLVFFGAGATILTWAGLLTGRKVQSWIGSYSEALGGAILLAFGVKLLFL